A region of Flavobacterium indicum GPTSA100-9 = DSM 17447 DNA encodes the following proteins:
- a CDS encoding energy transducer TonB, translated as MSNFNVQKDSWLELVFEDKNKAYGAYQLRKENDTTTLKALFFAIVLVASGVGLLSFTTPKTETKPPIVGPTLEPSVVYVEPKNDQPKEEENFGKENTKKNDTPKPSDIPEIVNINTTKPDIPTNNLPYNPNGTENGGNNGTEGNPSKPNLGNNENPEGGNGGNGTNSNPVNILTEGASFPGGIDKFRTLVAEKFKTPDEFDKDFLTFELAFIIEEDGSMSDIRMISKADKALEKEAIRVLKSISKKWTPGKVNGVPVKSEKTMKIKIDLREIEE; from the coding sequence ATGTCAAATTTTAACGTACAAAAAGACAGTTGGCTTGAACTTGTTTTTGAAGATAAAAACAAAGCCTATGGCGCGTATCAATTAAGAAAAGAAAACGACACTACTACCTTAAAAGCTTTATTTTTCGCGATAGTTTTAGTTGCCTCAGGAGTTGGTTTACTTTCATTTACAACTCCAAAAACAGAAACAAAACCACCAATTGTAGGTCCAACTTTAGAACCCTCTGTTGTTTATGTTGAACCCAAAAACGACCAACCGAAAGAGGAAGAAAATTTTGGAAAAGAAAACACTAAAAAGAATGATACTCCTAAACCAAGTGACATTCCGGAAATAGTGAATATCAATACTACAAAACCTGATATCCCAACAAATAACTTACCTTACAATCCTAATGGAACAGAAAACGGAGGAAATAATGGAACTGAAGGCAACCCTAGTAAACCAAATCTAGGAAATAATGAAAACCCAGAAGGTGGAAATGGTGGAAACGGCACAAATTCAAATCCCGTTAATATTTTAACAGAAGGCGCAAGTTTTCCTGGAGGAATAGATAAATTTAGAACACTAGTTGCTGAAAAATTCAAGACTCCAGATGAATTTGATAAAGATTTCCTAACCTTCGAATTGGCGTTCATAATTGAAGAAGACGGAAGTATGTCTGATATCAGAATGATTAGTAAAGCAGACAAAGCATTAGAAAAAGAAGCAATTCGGGTTTTAAAATCAATCTCAAAAAAATGGACGCCTGGAAAAGTAAACGGTGTACCTGTTAAAAGTGAGAAAACAATGAAAATCAAAATTGATTTAAGAGAAATTGAAGAATAA
- the gap gene encoding type I glyceraldehyde-3-phosphate dehydrogenase, translating to MNTSKKTRIAINGFGRIGRNLFRLLLNHPSIEIVAINDIADLKTMSHLIKYDSIHGVLQEDVSFDENHLIVAHQKFVFLHEKEINQLPWNKLAIDVVVEATGKFKTFELANQHIVAGSKKVLLSAPPEDDKIKTVVLGVNESIIDGTEKIISNASCTTNNAAPMIKVIQELCEIEQAYITTVHSYTTDQSLHDQPHKDLRRARGAAQSIVPTTTGAAKALTKIFPELEGKIGGCGIRVPVPDGSLTDITFNVKREVSIEEINLAFKKASETNLKNIIAYTEDPIVSVDIIGNKNSCLFDAQLTSVIDKMVKIVGWYDNEIGYSSRIIDLIVFISKK from the coding sequence TTGAACACAAGTAAAAAAACAAGAATTGCCATCAATGGTTTTGGACGAATAGGACGAAACTTATTCCGATTACTGCTGAATCATCCTTCAATAGAAATTGTAGCCATCAATGATATAGCAGACCTAAAAACCATGAGTCACTTGATAAAGTACGACAGTATTCATGGTGTTTTGCAGGAAGATGTTTCGTTTGATGAAAATCACTTAATCGTGGCACATCAAAAATTTGTTTTTTTACATGAAAAAGAAATAAACCAGTTACCTTGGAATAAACTAGCTATTGATGTTGTAGTAGAAGCAACGGGTAAATTCAAAACATTTGAATTGGCTAATCAACACATTGTTGCAGGATCAAAAAAAGTGCTCCTTTCTGCCCCACCTGAAGACGACAAAATAAAGACAGTTGTTTTAGGCGTAAATGAATCGATTATAGATGGTACGGAAAAAATTATCTCAAATGCAAGTTGTACAACAAACAATGCTGCACCCATGATAAAAGTTATTCAGGAGCTTTGTGAAATTGAACAAGCCTATATTACCACTGTACACTCCTATACTACCGATCAAAGTTTACACGATCAACCTCATAAAGATTTACGCAGAGCAAGAGGTGCTGCGCAATCCATAGTTCCTACAACGACAGGAGCTGCAAAAGCCTTGACAAAAATATTCCCTGAATTAGAAGGGAAAATTGGCGGTTGTGGCATACGTGTACCAGTACCCGATGGCTCTTTAACTGACATCACATTCAACGTAAAAAGAGAAGTTTCTATAGAAGAAATCAATTTAGCCTTTAAAAAAGCTTCAGAAACTAATTTAAAAAACATAATTGCCTACACGGAAGACCCAATTGTTTCAGTTGATATTATCGGAAACAAAAACTCTTGTTTATTTGATGCACAACTTACATCTGTCATAGATAAAATGGTAAAAATTGTAGGATGGTACGATAACGAAATTGGTTATTCTTCACGTATTATTGATTTAATTGTTTTTATATCAAAAAAATAA
- the lpxK gene encoding tetraacyldisaccharide 4'-kinase encodes MNLLRKILFPVAIIYWIVTYIRNKCFDWGLLKSTSYHLPVIAIGNLSVGGTGKTPHTEYLIRLLKNQYKLAVLSRGYKRQSKGFVLANKDVNAAVLGDESFQIHEKFPAISVAVCEDRRTGIETLIQNVNPDVILLDDAFQHRKVNAGFYILLTAYDDLFVNDCILPFGNLRESAIGKKRADVVIVTKCPEDLSKEERLKMIKKIDVKVPVYFTSISYETYVYGKDQAVTLNDFKNLEKMIVVGIAKPDYFIEKVKTDKDHIKIYSDHHNFTAAEVEELREWAKSKPIVTTEKDYVRLKDKIQFNLFYLPILVRFLESESEFNQKIKNYVG; translated from the coding sequence ATGAATTTATTAAGAAAAATACTTTTTCCAGTAGCTATTATCTATTGGATTGTTACTTATATACGAAATAAATGTTTTGATTGGGGACTATTAAAAAGTACATCGTATCATTTACCAGTTATTGCTATTGGAAATTTAAGTGTTGGTGGTACGGGTAAAACACCGCATACGGAATATTTAATACGCTTGTTGAAGAACCAGTATAAATTAGCGGTATTAAGTAGAGGGTATAAACGTCAATCAAAGGGATTTGTGTTAGCAAATAAAGACGTTAATGCGGCTGTTTTAGGAGACGAATCTTTTCAAATTCATGAAAAATTTCCAGCCATTTCAGTCGCCGTTTGTGAAGATCGAAGAACGGGGATTGAGACTTTAATCCAAAACGTAAATCCAGATGTAATTTTGTTAGACGACGCCTTTCAACATCGAAAAGTAAACGCCGGATTCTATATTTTGCTTACAGCTTATGATGATTTATTTGTAAATGATTGTATTTTGCCTTTTGGTAATTTGCGTGAATCTGCAATCGGGAAAAAAAGGGCTGATGTTGTAATTGTAACCAAATGTCCTGAAGATTTGTCCAAAGAGGAAAGATTGAAAATGATAAAGAAAATTGATGTTAAGGTTCCAGTATATTTTACTTCCATTTCATATGAAACCTATGTTTATGGAAAAGACCAAGCCGTTACTTTAAATGATTTTAAGAATCTAGAAAAGATGATTGTAGTCGGAATAGCTAAACCAGATTATTTTATAGAAAAAGTAAAAACTGATAAAGATCATATTAAAATATATTCGGATCATCATAATTTTACAGCTGCTGAGGTTGAAGAATTAAGGGAGTGGGCAAAGTCGAAACCAATAGTAACTACTGAAAAAGATTATGTCCGATTAAAAGATAAAATTCAATTCAATTTATTTTATTTACCTATTTTGGTTCGATTTTTAGAAAGTGAATCAGAGTTTAATCAAAAAATAAAAAATTATGTGGGATAA
- the lipA gene encoding lipoyl synthase, with protein MSMATENVFPPQPKPKWLRVKLPTGQKYTELRGLVDKYKLNTICTSGSCPNMGECWGEGTATFMILGNICTRSCGFCGVKTGRPEDVDWEEPEKVARSIKLMNIKHAVITSVDRDDIKDMGSIIWAETVKAIRRMNPTTTLETLIPDFQGNHKIIDRIVAVAPEVVSHNMETVKRLTREVRIQAKYERSLDVLRYLKEQGIKRTKSGIMLGLGETEEEVIETLHDLAAAKVDIVTIGQYLQPSKKHLPVKEFITPEQFAKYEQIGKDLGFRHVESGALVRSSYHAEKHIH; from the coding sequence ATGAGCATGGCTACAGAAAATGTTTTTCCTCCTCAACCCAAACCAAAATGGTTGCGTGTAAAATTACCCACTGGGCAAAAATATACCGAATTAAGAGGTTTAGTTGACAAATACAAACTAAACACCATTTGTACCTCTGGAAGCTGCCCAAATATGGGTGAATGTTGGGGGGAAGGAACCGCAACTTTTATGATTTTAGGAAATATTTGCACGCGTTCTTGCGGCTTTTGTGGTGTAAAAACGGGAAGACCAGAAGATGTGGATTGGGAAGAACCAGAAAAAGTGGCTCGATCAATTAAATTAATGAACATTAAGCATGCCGTAATAACTAGTGTGGATAGAGATGACATAAAAGACATGGGATCTATTATTTGGGCGGAAACGGTAAAAGCCATCCGAAGAATGAACCCCACTACCACTTTAGAAACTTTGATACCAGACTTCCAAGGTAATCACAAAATTATTGATAGGATTGTTGCTGTAGCGCCTGAAGTGGTTTCTCATAACATGGAAACTGTGAAACGTTTAACGCGTGAAGTTCGTATTCAAGCTAAATACGAAAGAAGCTTAGACGTTCTTCGCTACTTAAAAGAACAAGGCATTAAGAGAACAAAATCTGGTATTATGTTAGGCCTAGGTGAAACCGAAGAAGAAGTAATTGAAACTTTACATGATTTGGCAGCAGCAAAAGTTGACATTGTAACTATTGGTCAATATTTACAACCCAGCAAAAAACACTTGCCTGTAAAAGAATTTATTACTCCAGAACAATTTGCTAAATACGAACAAATTGGAAAAGATTTAGGTTTTAGGCATGTAGAAAGTGGCGCGTTGGTTCGTTCCTCATATCATGCTGAAAAACACATACATTAA
- a CDS encoding tetratricopeptide repeat-containing hybrid sensor histidine kinase/response regulator: protein MKKILILFYFITLFSFSQEKKVPQDSIDYYLELASFNAEDKLQTEKAIKYTNKAISFAKNIKNELKLHDSYYFLGTIYYQNNKFEDAIFYFIRCTNFYQSNKLITAKLAKSYYSLGLCYLAKNKINLANTYFNKSYDIYNNLNISDALQLVELQKGLSLKAAKKYDEALSIFKRIGTQNADYENAKLEAYFQVSAIYSIQKKYSHAYSAIKKAFDIAEKNNNSLAKNKILNQLIFLAEKNDDFKSANQYLKKIIQQKDKPLSSNEEYILDKKDYDNQLDLVEKLEREKKDQIKSIRFSRLISILSIALISILSLLSFSLYKNNKIRNNTYRLLQEKNKELTEQKEKAEQASKARAEFLSTVSHELRTPLNAINGITYLLLQEKPKVSQLNYLKSLEFSGNYLLNFINDILEINRLESNTVQVEKINFNIIELIANIKQSFNEFIQKNNVNFQTEIDLEGNEYLIGDPTKLSQILINLINNAIKFTKNGDVLLKIGTTKTDDKNITLSFVIKDTGIGIPDDKIANIFDSFTQGSVEINRTFGGTGLGLSIVKKIIELLGSDIKLESIQGKGSTFSFDLVFEKSPLLENETIKSKEENNLDCLKDKKVLLVEDNKINQMITKKMVENKGMICTIIDNGEDAITEMAKNDYDLVLMDVHLPGINGTEATEQIRTFNNHTPIIALTAISLNENREMLLSFGMNDVITKPFEPEHFYKVIASYLTNN, encoded by the coding sequence ATGAAAAAAATACTAATCTTATTTTATTTTATAACACTTTTTTCTTTTTCCCAAGAAAAAAAGGTACCTCAAGATAGTATAGATTATTATTTAGAATTGGCAAGTTTTAATGCTGAAGACAAACTGCAAACAGAAAAAGCAATTAAATATACAAACAAGGCAATTTCCTTCGCAAAAAATATAAAAAATGAATTAAAACTTCATGATTCCTATTACTTTTTAGGCACTATTTATTATCAAAATAATAAATTTGAAGACGCCATTTTTTATTTTATTCGTTGTACCAATTTTTATCAAAGTAACAAATTAATAACTGCAAAATTAGCAAAATCATACTACTCATTAGGGTTATGTTATTTAGCTAAAAATAAAATTAATTTAGCCAATACTTATTTCAATAAATCATACGATATTTATAATAATTTAAATATTTCAGACGCTTTACAATTAGTTGAATTACAAAAAGGCCTATCTTTAAAAGCAGCCAAAAAATACGATGAAGCTTTAAGTATTTTTAAACGAATTGGCACTCAAAATGCGGATTATGAAAATGCAAAACTAGAAGCCTATTTTCAAGTATCAGCTATTTATTCCATTCAAAAAAAATACAGTCATGCATACTCTGCAATAAAAAAAGCTTTTGATATTGCTGAAAAGAATAATAATTCATTAGCTAAAAATAAAATTTTAAATCAGTTAATTTTTCTTGCTGAAAAGAATGATGATTTTAAATCTGCTAACCAATATTTAAAAAAAATAATCCAACAAAAAGACAAACCTTTATCATCAAATGAAGAATATATTCTAGACAAAAAGGATTATGACAATCAATTAGATTTAGTTGAAAAATTAGAACGAGAAAAGAAAGATCAAATCAAATCGATTCGTTTTTCAAGATTAATTAGTATTTTAAGTATTGCTTTGATTTCAATATTATCATTATTAAGTTTTTCACTCTATAAAAACAATAAAATCAGAAACAATACCTACCGATTATTACAAGAAAAAAACAAAGAACTAACCGAACAAAAAGAAAAAGCGGAACAAGCTTCTAAAGCTAGAGCTGAATTCTTATCAACCGTGAGTCATGAATTACGAACACCATTAAATGCAATTAACGGCATCACGTACTTATTACTTCAAGAAAAACCAAAAGTAAGTCAATTAAACTATTTAAAATCATTAGAGTTTTCTGGAAATTACCTTCTAAACTTCATTAATGATATACTTGAAATCAACAGATTAGAATCAAACACAGTACAAGTTGAAAAAATTAATTTCAACATTATTGAATTAATAGCGAACATTAAACAATCCTTTAACGAATTTATCCAAAAAAACAATGTGAATTTTCAAACGGAAATTGATTTAGAAGGAAATGAATATTTAATTGGTGATCCAACAAAATTGTCCCAAATTTTAATCAATTTAATTAACAATGCAATTAAATTCACAAAAAATGGAGACGTTTTACTAAAAATTGGTACGACTAAAACAGATGATAAAAACATTACCTTATCTTTTGTAATAAAAGACACTGGAATTGGAATTCCTGATGATAAAATAGCTAATATTTTTGATAGTTTCACTCAAGGTTCAGTTGAAATTAATAGAACTTTTGGAGGTACTGGATTAGGATTGTCTATTGTCAAAAAAATCATTGAATTATTAGGAAGCGATATTAAACTTGAAAGCATTCAAGGCAAAGGAAGTACCTTTAGTTTTGATTTGGTTTTTGAAAAATCTCCACTACTTGAAAACGAAACAATTAAGAGTAAAGAAGAAAACAACTTAGATTGCTTAAAAGATAAAAAAGTTTTACTAGTTGAAGACAATAAAATCAACCAAATGATTACCAAGAAAATGGTTGAAAACAAAGGTATGATTTGCACTATAATAGATAATGGAGAAGATGCCATAACTGAAATGGCAAAAAACGATTATGATTTAGTACTTATGGACGTCCATTTACCAGGAATTAATGGAACAGAAGCTACTGAACAAATAAGAACATTCAATAATCATACTCCAATAATTGCATTAACTGCTATTTCATTAAATGAGAACAGAGAAATGCTCTTATCTTTTGGTATGAATGATGTCATTACTAAACCATTTGAACCAGAGCATTTCTATAAAGTTATAGCTTCTTATTTAACTAACAATTAA
- a CDS encoding RNA polymerase sigma factor: MGDQVAFTFLLDHYWNEVYGYMLKRTENETDTEDIVIETFAKAFDKINTYNPEFGFNTWLITIAKNVHIDLLRKKKSSLFLDITNEEEEYAYNLADDTPSAEDAIITEQNLSRLLRFIKELKPAYQEVIQLRYFQEMSYQEMADHLNEPLNNIKIKLLRAKKLLAEIIIQK, translated from the coding sequence ATGGGAGACCAAGTAGCCTTTACGTTTTTGTTGGACCATTATTGGAACGAAGTGTATGGCTACATGCTTAAACGCACCGAAAACGAAACGGATACCGAAGATATTGTTATTGAAACTTTCGCCAAAGCCTTTGATAAAATCAACACCTATAATCCCGAATTTGGTTTTAATACATGGTTAATTACCATTGCTAAAAATGTTCATATTGACTTATTACGAAAGAAAAAATCTTCTTTATTTTTAGACATTACCAATGAAGAAGAGGAATATGCATATAATTTAGCAGACGACACACCTTCGGCGGAAGATGCTATTATTACAGAACAAAACCTGTCTCGACTGTTGCGATTTATCAAAGAGCTGAAACCCGCCTATCAAGAAGTAATTCAATTGCGTTATTTTCAAGAAATGAGTTATCAAGAAATGGCCGACCATCTTAATGAGCCATTAAATAATATCAAAATAAAACTCTTAAGAGCTAAAAAATTACTCGCAGAAATCATCATTCAAAAATAA
- a CDS encoding Nif3-like dinuclear metal center hexameric protein: protein MQLSSILTHLQNLAPLAYAEDFDNVGLLTSHNNEITGILVAHDALEEVIDEALEKKCNLVVCFHPILFSGIKKITGKNYVERALIKAIKHDIAIYAIHTALDNHQKGVNKIFCNALGLKNTKILVPKEQYIYKLVTYTQPDNADKLRNALFDAGAGSIGNYECCSFNSKGIGTFMGNENSNPEYGDRFEFVETEEVKIEVTFEKHLQSKILSTLFKNHVYEEVAYEIYKLENPHQNIGLGMVGEFEEAMSEQDFLQFVKDKMQCGGIRHSSFLNKPIKKVAVLGGSGSFAIKNAIGVQADAFLTADLKYHQFYEAEKQLLLADIGHFESERFTKNYIVDYLKEKITNFAIILSEVNTNPVKYF, encoded by the coding sequence ATGCAACTATCTTCTATACTTACTCATTTACAAAATTTAGCTCCGCTGGCTTATGCTGAAGACTTCGACAATGTGGGTTTATTAACCAGTCACAACAATGAAATAACTGGAATTTTAGTAGCTCATGATGCCTTAGAGGAAGTCATAGACGAAGCCTTAGAAAAAAAATGCAATTTAGTAGTCTGCTTCCATCCCATTTTATTTTCGGGAATTAAAAAAATAACGGGTAAGAATTATGTGGAAAGAGCTCTAATTAAAGCAATTAAACATGATATCGCAATTTATGCCATTCACACCGCTTTAGACAATCACCAAAAAGGCGTTAACAAAATATTTTGCAATGCTTTAGGATTAAAAAACACCAAAATATTAGTCCCAAAAGAACAATACATATACAAACTCGTTACCTATACGCAACCCGACAATGCTGATAAGTTACGAAATGCCTTATTTGATGCAGGTGCAGGCAGTATTGGAAATTATGAATGTTGTAGCTTCAATTCAAAAGGTATTGGTACCTTCATGGGAAATGAAAACAGCAACCCAGAATATGGGGATCGTTTTGAATTTGTTGAAACAGAAGAAGTAAAAATTGAAGTTACTTTTGAAAAACACTTACAATCAAAAATTCTAAGTACTCTATTTAAAAATCATGTTTATGAAGAAGTTGCCTATGAAATTTACAAATTAGAAAACCCACATCAAAATATTGGATTAGGCATGGTTGGTGAGTTTGAAGAAGCGATGAGTGAACAAGATTTTCTACAATTCGTAAAAGATAAAATGCAATGTGGAGGAATTCGTCACAGTTCATTTTTGAATAAACCTATAAAAAAAGTAGCGGTATTAGGTGGTAGTGGAAGTTTCGCAATTAAAAACGCGATTGGTGTTCAAGCAGATGCATTTTTAACAGCTGATTTAAAATACCATCAATTTTATGAAGCCGAAAAACAGTTACTTTTAGCGGATATTGGACATTTTGAAAGTGAAAGATTTACAAAAAATTATATTGTTGATTATCTTAAAGAAAAAATCACTAATTTTGCAATCATTTTATCAGAAGTAAATACAAATCCGGTTAAATATTTTTAA
- a CDS encoding zinc ribbon domain-containing protein, translating to MANTKELNVEEKLRALYSLQLIDSKIDEIRNVRGELPLEVEDLEDEVTGLSKRLEKLNGDLDTIDHQIKEKKNNIEEFKSSIKKYAEQQKNVRNNREFNSLAKEIEFQELEIQLSEKHIKEMKAQLEGKKAVVAETKEKLAAKENHLKHKKAELSDIMAETEKEENFLLEKSAEYRAKIEERLLAAYDRIRGNVRNGLAVVSIERGASAGSFFTIPPQTQMEIAGRKKIITDEHSGRILVDSVLAEEEKEKMEQLFATL from the coding sequence ATGGCAAATACAAAAGAACTAAACGTAGAAGAAAAATTAAGAGCATTATACTCTTTACAACTTATTGATTCTAAAATTGATGAGATTAGAAATGTTAGAGGTGAATTACCTTTAGAAGTTGAAGATTTAGAAGATGAAGTAACAGGATTATCTAAACGTTTAGAAAAATTGAATGGTGATTTAGACACTATTGACCATCAAATTAAAGAAAAAAAGAACAATATTGAGGAATTCAAATCTTCAATAAAGAAATATGCTGAGCAACAAAAAAATGTTCGTAACAACAGAGAGTTCAACTCTTTAGCTAAAGAAATTGAGTTTCAAGAATTAGAAATTCAATTATCAGAAAAGCACATTAAAGAAATGAAAGCTCAATTAGAAGGCAAAAAAGCAGTTGTAGCTGAAACAAAAGAAAAATTAGCTGCAAAAGAAAACCATTTAAAACATAAGAAAGCGGAATTAAGCGATATTATGGCTGAAACAGAAAAAGAAGAAAACTTCTTATTAGAAAAATCAGCTGAATACAGAGCAAAAATTGAAGAGCGTTTATTAGCCGCTTATGATCGAATCAGAGGAAATGTTAGAAATGGTTTAGCGGTTGTATCTATTGAAAGAGGAGCTTCTGCTGGTTCTTTCTTCACTATTCCACCACAAACACAAATGGAAATTGCTGGAAGAAAAAAAATCATCACTGATGAGCACAGTGGTAGAATTTTAGTAGACAGTGTATTAGCTGAAGAAGAAAAAGAAAAAATGGAACAATTATTTGCAACATTATAG
- a CDS encoding MFS transporter: MKNYTPKERIKHLFSLPVIIAALGYFVDIYDLLLFGIVRVPSLETLHLDVDQVGTLIINWQMSGLLIGGILWGILGDKKGRLSVLFGSILVYSLANIMCGFLPQLPQENIIGIYAALRFIAGIGLAGELGAGITLVSESLPKDLRAIGTSIVAGFGLLGAVAAQLSVQLASNWTIAYFIGGAMGLALLILRISVSESGIYKEIEHDKSVKKGNFILFFTNKERFLKYIKCIFIGLPTWYCIGILAVMANQFAPAMGIEKLEPGKAIMWAYIGISAGDFLSGFISHYFHSRKKAILYMLLFTIVGVVLLLSGMAKTEVTYYFFCVWLGLGTGYWAMFVTVGAEQFGTNIRSTAATTIPNMVRGLLPLMLLGFDTFKTTNGVIISALVVGIIVFFLAIYSTLTIPETHNIELNYNEES; the protein is encoded by the coding sequence ATGAAAAACTATACTCCAAAAGAACGAATAAAACATTTATTTTCATTACCTGTAATTATAGCTGCCTTAGGCTATTTTGTAGATATTTATGATTTATTATTATTTGGAATTGTTCGAGTTCCAAGTTTAGAAACACTGCATTTAGACGTTGACCAAGTAGGCACTTTAATAATCAATTGGCAAATGAGTGGTTTACTCATTGGAGGTATTCTTTGGGGAATACTAGGCGATAAAAAAGGACGACTTTCAGTATTGTTTGGCTCTATTTTAGTGTATTCCCTTGCCAACATTATGTGTGGTTTTTTACCACAATTACCCCAAGAAAATATCATTGGAATTTATGCTGCATTACGTTTTATAGCTGGTATTGGATTAGCCGGAGAGTTAGGAGCAGGTATAACTTTAGTTTCTGAATCATTACCTAAAGATTTAAGAGCAATAGGAACATCTATAGTCGCCGGGTTTGGATTATTAGGCGCTGTAGCAGCACAACTTTCTGTTCAATTAGCCTCGAATTGGACTATCGCCTATTTTATTGGAGGCGCTATGGGATTGGCTTTATTAATTCTTAGAATTAGCGTTTCAGAATCGGGGATTTATAAAGAAATCGAACACGATAAATCTGTTAAAAAAGGGAATTTCATTCTATTTTTCACCAATAAAGAACGATTTTTAAAATATATAAAGTGCATTTTTATAGGTTTACCTACTTGGTATTGCATTGGAATTTTAGCGGTAATGGCGAATCAATTTGCCCCCGCTATGGGAATTGAAAAATTAGAACCCGGTAAGGCTATTATGTGGGCATACATTGGTATTTCTGCAGGAGATTTTTTAAGTGGATTTATATCCCATTATTTTCATTCTCGAAAAAAAGCAATTCTTTACATGCTTTTATTCACTATTGTTGGTGTAGTACTATTATTAAGTGGAATGGCAAAAACAGAGGTTACTTATTACTTTTTCTGTGTTTGGCTTGGACTAGGTACCGGCTATTGGGCAATGTTTGTAACTGTTGGCGCAGAACAATTTGGAACAAATATTAGAAGTACTGCTGCCACAACAATTCCGAATATGGTTCGTGGGCTATTACCCTTAATGCTTCTAGGATTCGATACTTTTAAAACCACCAATGGTGTAATTATTAGCGCATTAGTTGTTGGAATCATTGTTTTTTTCCTGGCTATTTATTCCACCTTAACCATACCTGAAACACACAATATTGAATTGAACTACAACGAAGAAAGTTAA
- a CDS encoding purine-nucleoside phosphorylase encodes MWDKVQETVAFLNEKTKNYNPEFGVILGSGLGNFVEDIAIEFVVEYKDIPNFPISTVQGHKGALVFGKVGEKKVVAMQGRFHYYEGYDSKQVTFPVRVMNYLGIQLLIVSNASGGVNPTFKVGDVMIIKDHINMIPDHPLRGHNDERFGPRFVNMSEPYKKSLIAKAKEIALNLNIEVKEGIYLALQGPTFETLAEYKYVKNVGADCVGMSTVPEVIVARHMDLNCFGISVITDMGNEEEIEAVNHEEVLQAAKKAEPHVRNLIKNLIVS; translated from the coding sequence ATGTGGGATAAGGTTCAAGAAACTGTTGCGTTTTTAAATGAAAAAACTAAAAATTATAATCCTGAGTTTGGGGTAATATTAGGCTCTGGTTTAGGTAATTTTGTTGAAGATATTGCAATTGAATTTGTGGTTGAATATAAAGACATTCCTAATTTTCCAATTTCAACCGTTCAAGGACATAAGGGTGCGCTTGTTTTTGGGAAAGTAGGGGAGAAGAAAGTTGTTGCTATGCAAGGCAGATTTCATTATTATGAAGGCTATGATAGCAAACAAGTAACATTCCCCGTTCGTGTAATGAACTATTTAGGGATACAATTATTAATAGTTTCCAATGCGTCTGGGGGAGTAAATCCAACTTTTAAAGTAGGTGATGTAATGATTATCAAAGATCATATTAATATGATTCCTGATCATCCGTTACGTGGACACAACGATGAGCGTTTTGGTCCTCGTTTTGTAAATATGAGTGAGCCGTATAAAAAATCTTTAATTGCTAAGGCTAAAGAAATTGCTTTAAATTTAAATATTGAGGTAAAAGAAGGGATTTATTTAGCATTACAAGGTCCAACTTTTGAAACTTTAGCAGAATACAAATATGTTAAAAATGTGGGAGCGGATTGTGTTGGAATGTCTACTGTTCCTGAAGTAATTGTAGCACGTCATATGGATTTAAACTGTTTTGGTATTTCTGTCATTACAGATATGGGAAATGAAGAAGAAATTGAAGCCGTTAATCATGAAGAAGTGTTGCAAGCAGCCAAAAAAGCTGAACCTCATGTTCGTAATTTGATTAAAAATTTAATTGTTAGTTAA